The genome window GCTCACTGGCCGCATAGCCGCTGATTTGGGTAACGGTATCAAATAAATCAAAAAACTGTTCCTGATATTTTTGGGGTTCTGGTTTTGCCGGCTGTGCGCAAGCCGTCAGCAGCCACAGCCCGGCCAGCAAAACCAGAGCCGCCCTCCCCGGCCGGAAGCAGCAGCCGGTTTTTTCCCTTATCCTCATCCTAATTTTTCGCTCCATTCCGTTTCCTTAAAGCCCACCAAAACCCAATCTCCGCCAATCAGGAGCGGCCGTTTGACCAACATGCCGTCACTGGCCAAAAGCTTTAACTGCTCATCCTCGCTCATTTGCGGGAGTCTGTCTTTTAAGTTCATTTCCTTATATAAAAGCCCGCTGGTGTTAAAAAAACGTTTCACCGGCAGGCCGCTGACCGCCAGCCAGTCCTTTAATTCCTCATAACCGGGATTTTCCGTTTTAATTGCTCTTTCCTGATAACTGATGTTCTTTTCGTCCAGCCACTTCTTAGCCTTTTGGCATGTAGTACACTTACTATAACAAATAAACTGCATTTTATTTTCCTTTCTTATTAAATACTCAACTTTCCCATAGTCTTTTTTGGCTCTATCCCGCTCAGAGAGTGAGTCCATGCATCGAGCCTAAAAAGGACCGTTCTGTCGGACATGGGAAAGTTAAGTTAAATATTCGGATTAATCCAGCCGCCGGCAATGGCGTAAGCCACCAGCCCCGCCCGGCCGCTCTTACCGGTCTTGCGCAGCAGGCTCTCGACATGGCGCTTTACCGTACTTTCGGTCACATACAGACTGTCGGCAATCTCCTTGTTGGAATGGTCCTGACAAATCAGGCGCAGGACCTCAATTTCCCTTTCCGTCAGCGGCGTTTGCCCCTCTTCAACCGGAATTTGATTGTTTTCCTCAGGAAACACCATCCGTCCCTCGTAAACAACTTCCTGCAAAATCTGAACAAACCTTTCCTCGGGATAGCTTTTCAGCAAAAAAGCGTCAACCCCGATCTCCCTGGCTCTGGGAATATAGGAAATCTCATCAAAGCCGGTCATCAGCAAAATCTTAATCTGCGGAAACTTTTCTTTAATCCGCTTGGCCATTTCCAGCCCATTGGTTGCTTTTTCCTTGGTTTGAATATCCAAAAAAATCGCATCCGGCTTTTTCCGTTCGCACCAAAGATCGGCAATCTCCGCCTGAATCAGACTGCCAACAATTTCATACCTATCCGCATCACCGAAGCAATTTTCCAAAAAACGCAGCGTTACCGCCTGATCATCGACAAACAATAACTTAATCACGAAAGTTCTCCTTCCTGCAGCAGTCTTTTTGATATCCGATTTCTTCTATCATTTTTTTATTTGGAGTTTGTCTTTTCCCTTAATTTTCTATTTGTTTTTTATTTATAGACTTTGGCTTATACTCTTATCTCTGCCGCTTCTTCCTCTGCTTGCGCCAATTCTACCGACAATTTAAACCGCGGCTCGGTTTGAATCACTAACTTTCCGGCCGACTCCTCCACCCGCCGCTGAATAGAACGCAAGCCACCACCCCAGCGGATTTCTCCGGTCGTCGGCCGACCGTCGTTTTCAATGGTCAGCCGTATTTTATCCGTTTGCTCAATTTGGATATAAATATTTTCCGCACCGCCGTGACGGACGGCATTGGTCACCGCCTCCCGAATAATCTCCACGACTTTTTGCGCCAGAACCGGATCCTCCGGGAGCTGACCCTGCGTATGAAAACGAATCCCCAAGGGCAAAAAAGCATTGATAATATCCCGATAGCCCTGAAGCGGTTCTTCTTCCTCCGGAAAGTTTAAATCTGTTAAAAGATTGTCAATTTGCGCCTGTAAAAGCGTATAATCAACACTTTTCTTATTGCTCAACTCTCTCTGCAAAATGGAAATCCTCTGCCCCAGCACATCATGGACATGATTCCACAT of Lachnospiraceae bacterium oral taxon 500 contains these proteins:
- a CDS encoding ArsC family transcriptional regulator, whose translation is MQFICYSKCTTCQKAKKWLDEKNISYQERAIKTENPGYEELKDWLAVSGLPVKRFFNTSGLLYKEMNLKDRLPQMSEDEQLKLLASDGMLVKRPLLIGGDWVLVGFKETEWSEKLG